The Methanohalophilus portucalensis DNA window GTCTTTGAAAACCACTGGTTCATTGTTTTCCACGGAAAGAATCCCTCCAAAATTAGGCTTGACCGGAATGCCATGGCGCAGGAGGATTCCATCAAAAGTAATACTGCAGACTGTAGCAATCCCCACTTTCCCCGGTGGAACAAATATATCCTCCGAATCTTCTTCAAATATTCCCACCCTGGGACTTATTGAGTAATTAACAGCACTTCTCATCAAGTCAGCAGTTTTTTCAAAATCATCCTTGTCCACATAGGATACGTTTACTATCACATTCCCTTGCTTTGTTACGGGATCATAATCTGTGCGATAGATCAGGTCCTCAATCCTTGTGATTACAAAATCAAGCCTGTCACCAATAAGGGCCTCTTCCAGTTCTTCCTTGCCTTTTAGTGTTATGGAGCGACCTGTATAGCCGTGTTTTTCGGTAAAGCCACGCTCGTCCAGTATTCTGAGGTGATAGCGTACAGCCCTTTCACCAAGATTGTAACCCCTGTTGCGTAATTCGTCGGCAATGATACGGGCACCTACAGGCCTGTCACTTTCATTGATAATACGCATGATTTCGATAAGTTTTCTTTCGATCTGGGGGTCAGTCATAGGATTCCTCCGTTTTTATGGACATTATATTTAGCATATTTGCAATATGTAAATTGTGATATTATAGACTTCCAGTCCTAATAATATATATAATCAGACCCATACCGAAAATCCCGGCAGCAAGGAAACCAAGCAGACCAAATAACGGAACACCCCATACCTGGGGCTCCATACCGGTTTGTATAACCAGGGAAGAACCAACTATAATAGCAGAAATAATAAGACTGAAAGCAAGCCGGTTGGAGGCAACGCTTATTTCCGAAAGGAGACGGTCGGTTCCTTCATGTTCAAATTTAAGATTCAGGTAGCCTTTTTCAGCAACCTCGAGAATGTGTGAAAGCTGCAACGGGGCACGACTGAGAAGCCTGCTTACATACCAGAGATTTTTGGAACTATTTTTGGCAATATTACGCGGAGAAAAGCGTTTTTTCATGAATTTACGTGCATAGGGCTCGGCGATCTCAGTTACATTGAAATCCGGGACCATTTGCATAGCAAACCCACTTACAGTCATTACTCCTTTAAAAAGCAGGGCAACATTTGGAGGTACCTGTATCTGATGTTTACGCAAAAGAGACAGCATTTCAGAGGAAACCTCTGTGGCGTCCACCTGATCCAGCGTGCGTCCATAATACTTGAAAAGAAAATGATCATAATCCGCTTTAAAGGAACGCACATCCAGTTTTTCATCAGCTACTCCCAGATCACGCATAACCTCTATGTATTGGGTACTGTCCCCATTTGTTATGGCTATGAGGGCATCTATCAAAAGTCCACGCATATCTTCGGACAGATGGCCCGCCATCCCGAAATCCAGCAGGGCAATTCTTCCGTCTTCCAGGGCAAATATGTTGCCCGAATGGAGATCGGCATGGAAAAAACCATGTTCAAAAACCTGTTTCATAAAAGCTTCAGAAACATCTGTGGCAATTTTTTCCCGGTCCAGCTTCTCATTTGCCAGCTTTTCAAATTTGTTACATTTTATCCCTTCAATATATTCGAGGGTCAGGATGCGATCACTGCTGTAATCATTGTATACACGGGGAATTACAATAACAGGATCGTTTTCAAAGTTGGACAGGAAGTGTTCGATATTCCTTGCTTCCTGAGTATAATCCATTTCCGAGTGAATGGACCTTGACAGTTCGTCTACAACTGCTACCGGATTATAGAGTTTTATTTCCTCAATATGCTGCTGGGCAAATCCGGCAAGACTGTACATGATATCCAGGTCAGCCTCAATAATGCGGCGAATACCGGGTCTCTGTATCTTTACAACCACCTCTTCCCCACTATGGAGGCGTGCTTTATGGACCTGACCTATGGATGCAGCTGCGACCGGCTTTTCATCAAAATCAGAAAAGAGTTCAGGTATATCCCTGCCAAGTTCAGTTTTGAGTACTGCTTTTACATCTTCCAGGGGAAAAGGAGGGACATCGTTCTGAAGCTTTGTAAATTCCTGTGCGTATTTCAGGGGAATCAGATCTTCCCGCATACTGAGTAACTGTCCGAATTTGACATAGGTGGGGCCCAGTTCTTCAAGTACCTTACGTGCCCTTTCCGGCCGGGTATCAGTTTCCTTCTCCTTTCCAAACCGACCCTTCACACGGCTGCGAACAGACCCCATTGACCAGAGGCCCATTTTATCCACAAAGTAACCAAATCCGTTAGATACGA harbors:
- a CDS encoding DUF128 domain-containing protein: MTDPQIERKLIEIMRIINESDRPVGARIIADELRNRGYNLGERAVRYHLRILDERGFTEKHGYTGRSITLKGKEELEEALIGDRLDFVITRIEDLIYRTDYDPVTKQGNVIVNVSYVDKDDFEKTADLMRSAVNYSISPRVGIFEEDSEDIFVPPGKVGIATVCSITFDGILLRHGIPVKPNFGGILSVENNEPVVFKDLISYRGTSIDPIKIFLMRQSTSVTGLLQSGSGTILANMRSIPQSAAGDARLLFQQLHESDIGGLLAIDNESGNVLGAPVDIGMSGIVVSVGVNALAVVEEYGIDVTTRPVSTIMDYGTMKTL
- a CDS encoding ABC1 kinase family protein encodes the protein MVKRYGRIIDVLVSNGFGYFVDKMGLWSMGSVRSRVKGRFGKEKETDTRPERARKVLEELGPTYVKFGQLLSMREDLIPLKYAQEFTKLQNDVPPFPLEDVKAVLKTELGRDIPELFSDFDEKPVAAASIGQVHKARLHSGEEVVVKIQRPGIRRIIEADLDIMYSLAGFAQQHIEEIKLYNPVAVVDELSRSIHSEMDYTQEARNIEHFLSNFENDPVIVIPRVYNDYSSDRILTLEYIEGIKCNKFEKLANEKLDREKIATDVSEAFMKQVFEHGFFHADLHSGNIFALEDGRIALLDFGMAGHLSEDMRGLLIDALIAITNGDSTQYIEVMRDLGVADEKLDVRSFKADYDHFLFKYYGRTLDQVDATEVSSEMLSLLRKHQIQVPPNVALLFKGVMTVSGFAMQMVPDFNVTEIAEPYARKFMKKRFSPRNIAKNSSKNLWYVSRLLSRAPLQLSHILEVAEKGYLNLKFEHEGTDRLLSEISVASNRLAFSLIISAIIVGSSLVIQTGMEPQVWGVPLFGLLGFLAAGIFGMGLIIYIIRTGSL